The Raphanus sativus cultivar WK10039 chromosome 6, ASM80110v3, whole genome shotgun sequence sequence TGTCAAATCTCGGGCTTCGTGACAACCTCCCTGATTACAAGATCCCGGATTACAAGGATGAGACTTAGCTGTTCAAATCCTGTTAGGCATTTTATTCTTTAGGGAAGAAACTCCCTCAACTCTCTCTTGTTTCATTATTCATTAATATTCCCTTTCACATTTGGAGTGTGATAATAGAGTAGTTATATACTAATAAGCCTTTTCatgatataattattaatttcacATTGTTCACAAGCTGAACTCATGATTTGATTGCCACTTCAAAGCAATGATCTGATATTTTTGAAGAACAGCATCATAAGTAATTATATCTACAGACTCTAAGACCATAGTTCTCACAAACCAAGTGCACCAAGAGGCGTTTTACCCTGCCCGGCCTCAAAGTAAAAGATCAGCATTGCAAGCATCGCGAGCCTAGAGTGCTTAATCTCCGCAAGTTTCAGCCGCTCCAGCTTCTCTCTGTCTGGCTCGTAAACACCGTCCCGTGTCTTCCCGGCTAGACCCAACGGATCAAAGAACCTCCCTCCTGGGTACCCTTGATCTCCTGTGTAGTTTGCGAAGTTCTCGGCGGTCCTCGACCAAGGCGTCGCCCACTCAACGGACTGAGAATCAGGGTTGAAGAAGTCGACCCACCGTTTGCTCTCCACCCAACCCATGAGAAGCAGTTGGGTCCCGAGAAGCGAACCGAAAGAGAAGGGTGCGATGGCACGTGGATCAGCTCCGGCTTCGAACCATGGCACGCCGCTCCAAGCCTGACCAACGAAGATCCCAAGAACAGCAGCCATCGCCCACCGGCCGTGTATCAGCTCTGCTTCTCTGTACCATTTAAGAAAAGCCGGGTCTTTCCCCAAACCCAATGGGTCGAACCCGAAATCTCCGGGTAGCCTGCGAAAACCCATTCACAATTGACTCAAGACATTTAGTAATAAGTGATCTTTTTAAGATAGTTCTGAATCGTGAATAAACTCAAAGGTAATCTAATCATTCATTGCTAGTTACAgagagatttgagttttatagACTTACGAGCCATCGAGCCATTCAGGGTCGAGGAAGTTGCCGCCACCTTTAACGGCGGGGATCCACGACTTCTTGGGCTGAGAAGCAGCTGCTGCAGCGACAATCAGAGTTTTCCGGCCAACTCTCGCAGCTCCAGTACCTACACCGCTCCCCAGTGCCGTGGCACTTCTCTTGCCTCCGGTGAGGAAGGAAGAACCAAGCCCACTGAGCACAGCTCCGGAGATAGCCATCGCCATGAGATCTCTAATAAgtctcctctgttttttttgttctctctgTTTTTATGGAGCAAAGAGAATATAAATGATGAGATTTAGAGGGAGAAAGTGGATATAATATGATAGAGAATCTATTAACGAAATCTCAGAGGCTATCGTGGATAGATTTCTGACCAATGAGAGGTCAGAAACAACTTCACCATATCCACATCATCCatgcttgtctttttcttgCATCTtagcaatttttatatattataatttacgAGATAAAGTTGGAAATGACACgtggaaacttttttttttttggatattctCTTTTAGAGGCAACGATGAACTCAATCTGATTATAAACTCATTGAAATGCAAATCACAGCCATAGATTTGTTACAATGTGGAATTGCTGCTTATTACGTGTAGTTTACGTTACATATTTatgatttaacaaaaaaaaagaagaagataatttgAAGATTTTATAGAAAGTTAACGATTAAATGGTGGTGAATCCCAAGAGGGTGGAGGAAGCTGAACCAACGGCTGATTTGAACCCATGTCCGGGTTTGGAATTGGATTTTCCGGTATGGTTGGGATGGACGTAACCGGCGGTTGCTCTGGCGGTAGCCATGGATTTGTTACTTCTGGCGGCGTGGTGAAGACGGGAGCTTGCGGTGGGAATTCTCCAAGAGCTGGTGGTGTTGAGAATATTGGATCTGTCGGTGGATCTTGTACGATCGGTGGTGTTGAGAAAACCGGTGGAAACTCTTGAACCGGTGGTGGTAGAATCGGTGGAAATTCTTGAACCGGTGGAGGTAAAATCTGTGGAAAGTCTTGAACCGGTGGTGGCAGAATAGGCGGGAACTCTTGAACCGGTGGAGGAAATAGTGAAGGGAGGTCTTGAACCGGTGGAGGCAACGCTGAAGGGAGGTCTTGAACCGGTGGAGGCAAAATCGGAGGGAGATCATGAACCGGCGGAGGTAAAATAGGAGGGAGGTCTTGCACCGGCGGAGGTGTACTTATGAATCCCGGAGCACCGCCGCCTAGAAGAGGAGGTGCCATCATAAACGGTGGCTGTGAAGCCGAGCCGCCAGGTAGTGGTGGTG is a genomic window containing:
- the LOC108813222 gene encoding chlorophyll a-b binding protein CP24 10B, chloroplastic, with the translated sequence MAMAISGAVLSGLGSSFLTGGKRSATALGSGVGTGAARVGRKTLIVAAAAASQPKKSWIPAVKGGGNFLDPEWLDGSLPGDFGFDPLGLGKDPAFLKWYREAELIHGRWAMAAVLGIFVGQAWSGVPWFEAGADPRAIAPFSFGSLLGTQLLLMGWVESKRWVDFFNPDSQSVEWATPWSRTAENFANYTGDQGYPGGRFFDPLGLAGKTRDGVYEPDREKLERLKLAEIKHSRLAMLAMLIFYFEAGQGKTPLGALGL
- the LOC108811895 gene encoding pollen-specific leucine-rich repeat extensin-like protein 3, whose translation is MMAPPLLGGGAPGFISTPPPVQDLPPILPPPVHDLPPILPPPVQDLPSALPPPVQDLPSLFPPPVQEFPPILPPPVQDFPQILPPPVQEFPPILPPPVQEFPPVFSTPPIVQDPPTDPIFSTPPALGEFPPQAPVFTTPPEVTNPWLPPEQPPVTSIPTIPENPIPNPDMGSNQPLVQLPPPSWDSPPFNR